In a genomic window of Arthrobacter woluwensis:
- a CDS encoding dipeptide ABC transporter ATP-binding protein produces MSASQHDSTQEGTVTQGTGALDTTERLHVAGLHAPGEPVLSVRDLNVRFNSENGVVHAVRGVDFDLLPGKTLGIVGESGSGKSVTSMAIMGLLPETAEITGSVRLHGQELLGLTDSQMCKYRGNDLAMVFQDPLSSLTPVFTIGAQIIEALTVHNPRMSGKAKEARAVELLTLVGIPSPQARLKSFPHEFSGGMRQRVMIAIAIANDPRVLIADEPTTALDVTIQAQVLEVMHKAQEETGAALVMITHDLGVVAGMADDIMVMYAGKPVETGSVDQLYYAPRMPYTMGLLGAVPRVDVSAETSLVPIEGMPPNLITPPTGCSFAPRCPLAGPECLSGEPPLRLVPGDDGHRAACVKMEEFGAGVDVHEIFKAPPVPVSKFEGTPRTDRTTVLELKDVKKHFPLMKGSLFKKRIGTVKAVDGLSFDIREGECFSIVGESGCGKTTTLLEIMEFSKDQPGEITIGGVNSKAATSAGEKTAMRKSLQIVFQDPTGALDPRFTVYEALAEPLENLGTPKSEIRKRIMELMKLVGLQPDHVNRFPNQFSGGQRQRIGIARALAVNPKLVVLDEPVSALDVSVQAGVINLLDKLRAELGLSYLMVAHDLSVVRHISNRVAVMYLGKIVEVGDVDSVFDNPRHPYTRALLSAIPVPDPEAERSRERIILKGDLPTPLDAPRGCNFASRCPIFAALPEDKRTKCLELEPPLENGGGDHQFACFYPNGEMDADMLVLHDSSDSAA; encoded by the coding sequence ATGAGCGCTTCCCAGCACGACAGCACGCAGGAAGGCACCGTGACACAAGGCACCGGAGCACTGGACACCACCGAACGCCTCCACGTCGCGGGACTGCACGCCCCCGGCGAACCGGTGCTCTCCGTCCGCGACCTGAACGTCCGCTTCAACTCGGAGAACGGCGTGGTGCACGCCGTCCGAGGCGTCGATTTCGACCTCCTGCCCGGCAAAACCCTCGGCATCGTGGGCGAATCCGGTTCCGGCAAGTCCGTCACGTCCATGGCGATCATGGGCCTGCTGCCGGAGACGGCGGAGATCACGGGCTCGGTCCGGCTGCACGGCCAGGAGCTCCTGGGCCTCACGGACTCGCAGATGTGCAAGTACCGCGGCAATGACCTGGCCATGGTGTTCCAGGATCCGCTCTCTTCGCTGACCCCGGTCTTCACCATCGGCGCGCAGATCATCGAGGCGCTGACGGTCCACAACCCGAGGATGAGCGGCAAGGCGAAGGAGGCCCGCGCCGTCGAACTCCTGACCCTGGTGGGCATCCCCAGCCCGCAGGCCCGCCTGAAGTCCTTCCCGCACGAATTCTCCGGCGGCATGCGCCAGCGCGTGATGATCGCGATCGCGATCGCGAACGACCCGCGCGTCCTGATCGCCGACGAGCCCACCACCGCCCTGGACGTCACCATCCAGGCGCAGGTGCTGGAGGTCATGCACAAGGCGCAGGAGGAGACCGGCGCCGCGCTGGTCATGATCACCCACGACCTCGGCGTCGTGGCCGGCATGGCCGACGACATCATGGTCATGTACGCGGGCAAGCCGGTGGAGACCGGCTCGGTGGACCAGCTCTACTACGCCCCGCGCATGCCGTACACGATGGGTCTGCTGGGCGCCGTGCCGCGCGTCGACGTCTCCGCTGAGACGTCCCTGGTCCCGATCGAGGGCATGCCCCCGAACCTCATCACCCCGCCCACCGGCTGCTCCTTCGCGCCGCGCTGCCCCCTGGCCGGTCCGGAGTGCCTGAGCGGCGAGCCGCCGCTGCGCCTCGTGCCCGGCGACGACGGCCACCGCGCCGCCTGCGTGAAGATGGAGGAGTTCGGCGCCGGCGTCGACGTCCATGAGATCTTCAAGGCGCCCCCGGTGCCGGTGTCCAAGTTCGAGGGGACCCCGCGGACCGACCGCACCACCGTGCTGGAACTCAAGGACGTCAAGAAGCACTTCCCCCTCATGAAGGGGTCGCTCTTCAAGAAGCGGATCGGCACGGTCAAGGCCGTGGACGGCCTCAGCTTCGACATCCGTGAAGGCGAGTGCTTCTCGATCGTGGGCGAGTCCGGCTGTGGCAAGACCACCACGCTCCTGGAGATCATGGAGTTCAGCAAGGATCAGCCGGGCGAGATCACCATCGGCGGCGTGAATTCGAAGGCCGCCACCTCGGCCGGCGAGAAGACCGCCATGCGGAAGTCGCTGCAGATCGTCTTCCAGGACCCCACGGGCGCCCTGGATCCCCGCTTCACCGTGTACGAGGCGCTCGCGGAGCCCCTCGAGAACCTGGGCACCCCCAAGTCCGAGATCCGCAAGCGGATCATGGAGCTCATGAAGCTGGTGGGTCTCCAGCCGGACCACGTGAACCGTTTCCCCAACCAGTTCTCCGGCGGTCAGCGCCAGCGCATCGGCATCGCCCGTGCCCTGGCCGTGAACCCGAAGCTCGTGGTGCTGGACGAACCCGTCTCTGCGCTGGACGTCTCCGTCCAGGCCGGGGTCATCAACCTCCTGGACAAGCTCCGGGCGGAACTCGGTCTGAGCTACCTCATGGTGGCTCACGACCTCTCAGTTGTACGTCACATCTCGAACCGGGTGGCTGTGATGTATCTGGGGAAGATCGTGGAGGTCGGCGACGTGGACAGCGTCTTCGACAATCCCCGGCACCCCTACACCCGTGCACTGCTTTCGGCGATTCCGGTTCCGGATCCCGAGGCGGAGCGCTCACGGGAGAGGATCATCCTCAAGGGAGACCTTCCAACGCCATTGGATGCCCCCCGAGGATGCAACTTCGCTTCCCGGTGCCCCATTTTCGCTGCCTTGCCTGAGGACAAGAGGACCAAGTGCCTGGAACTTGAACCTCCCCTCGAGAATGGTGGAGGGGACCACCAGTTCGCCTGCTTCTACCCGAACGGGGAGATGGATGCGGACATGCTGGTGCTGCACGACTCATCGGACAGCGCTGCGTGA
- a CDS encoding ABC transporter permease, with the protein MSTVEAVQPETEADILTTDDGVVIAKGVIIFRRFLRNKTAVAGLILFLALTVFSLVGQFLTPWTKNDIDPAFIGEGPSADHFFGTTQAGVDLYVLMVEGVRTSILIGLIVGVGSMLVAAVYGCVMAFYGGKVDKVMLFILEALIMMPSLLVVAVVTSGNGGDLKDALPSWFLLTVVLLVFGWMGAARLIRSISMSLIERDYVKAARYMGVSTWRIVWKHLIPNIGSLLVLEITRGVTLAILSEVAYSFIGIGIKPPDMSLGILIGQASQQVSSFPWMFWFPLLAMFALTGSMAMMNDGLRDAFDPSSSSVGKAKKSRKARKNTVEAAV; encoded by the coding sequence TCACGACGGACGACGGCGTGGTGATCGCCAAGGGCGTCATCATCTTCCGCCGCTTCCTCCGGAACAAGACCGCCGTGGCGGGCCTGATCCTCTTCCTGGCCCTGACGGTCTTCTCCCTGGTGGGTCAGTTCCTGACCCCCTGGACCAAGAACGACATCGACCCCGCCTTCATCGGCGAAGGCCCCTCCGCTGACCACTTCTTCGGCACCACCCAGGCCGGCGTGGACCTCTACGTCCTCATGGTCGAAGGGGTGCGGACCTCGATTCTGATCGGCCTGATCGTGGGCGTCGGCTCCATGCTCGTGGCAGCCGTCTACGGCTGTGTCATGGCCTTCTACGGCGGCAAAGTCGACAAGGTGATGCTCTTCATCCTCGAAGCGCTCATCATGATGCCCTCGCTGCTCGTGGTGGCCGTGGTCACCAGCGGCAACGGCGGCGACCTGAAGGACGCGCTCCCGAGCTGGTTCCTGCTGACCGTGGTCCTGCTGGTGTTCGGCTGGATGGGCGCCGCGCGACTCATCCGCTCCATCTCCATGTCCCTCATCGAACGGGATTACGTCAAGGCCGCCCGCTACATGGGCGTCTCCACCTGGCGCATCGTCTGGAAGCACCTGATCCCCAACATCGGCTCGTTGCTGGTCCTGGAGATCACCCGCGGCGTGACCCTGGCGATCCTCTCCGAGGTGGCGTATTCCTTCATCGGCATCGGCATCAAGCCGCCGGACATGAGCCTCGGCATCCTGATCGGCCAGGCCAGCCAGCAGGTCAGCAGCTTCCCGTGGATGTTCTGGTTCCCGCTCCTGGCCATGTTCGCCCTGACCGGTTCCATGGCCATGATGAATGACGGCCTCCGCGACGCCTTCGACCCGAGCTCCAGCTCCGTGGGCAAGGCCAAGAAGTCGCGCAAGGCCCGCAAGAACACCGTGGAGGCGGCGGTATGA